The DNA region ttatacataCCAGAGAAATTGTGGATAACAGATGATTGaaagtcatcttcttcttctgactCGTTGTGTTGAGGCGTGTACCACTCCATTGCATTAGGTTGCTTGACGTTGTCTGACTTGGAGAAGGCTGGTAAAAGATCCATAGGTTGAATGTTATAATCACCACCTCACCATcgcaaaaatatataaaacaatgtTAGTTGTTAAATCTACAATTTTACATAGttcacaaatatttttaaaaatccagCCAGTTACCAGTAGCTCGAAATCCCTTAGAACACTGAGGCTGATTTCCTTTAACATTGTCTGTAGGTGAAAAAGCATAATATACagattatattaataatttcgATTCACTGACTAATCAATCACGAAAACAGTATTATATTGATCATAATAATGGGTAAAGAAAAAGAACCATAGTATGGATTCGCTGAACTGAAAGCAGTCGATGGATGAGTAAAATCCTGGGTAATCCAGAACTTGGTAGTGTTGAATTTAGATTCGTAACATCTCTCAACACTGATGTAAAGCCAATATCAGTTATTGTTTGATCAGACGATTTTAGAATTCGATGGAGAAAGAAATATAGGTTGATGATTTGTTTTTCTCTTCCTTGCATTCTCATCATGTTATTCATGTTTGATTGTGTAGGTAACTGTGTGTAGAGAAGTTAGTTTTTCATGGGTTGGATATTGGAAACCATCGTTGTTCTGTGTGTGTAGAGAAGTTAGTTTTCCATGTGTGTAGAGAAGTTAGTTTTAATGATGTCGTTTATGATTGgataataaataaactataaattgTTTTAGTTTTCTACATATCAGttgataattaatatgaaaGTATGTggatattaataattatatgacAATTTCGTGTAGATTGAAACAATtcaatgtttaaaaaaatatcttcctAAAACCATTTATATAAGTTAAGTGCCTATTATAAATCAACAATTTAAATTCAGGTAGATTGAAACAAAGTATGATTAATGTAATGTGAGCAGGTTTCTTTGAGTAATAATCATAAATCTTAAGCACTTAATTGAAAGTAAAACTAACATTAGGGAACAACATTAGTCTTAATTACAAATCAAAGTTGAAATAACATAAACAATTGTGCAAATAAGCACTTAACTGAAAGAAAAACTAAcataaagaaaacaacaaaaccaaCATGGAACACGTAGTTAGCCACTTTTTTCGTGTTTGACTCCTTTTTGCTGGTCTTTTCTTTCTTCACAAATACTGGTGCACAGCTTCTTTATTGTAGAACTTATGTCAGACTCACTTTTATTGGATTCTTTGCGTTTAGATGATGGAGTTACCACAGTGTCGTCCACTGCTTGACTTTCCATTAGTAAAATCAAACCCTGTAGAAAACATTTGATCATCAATTTGCTGCAGTCATATAGATTAAGCTAatcatttacaaatataaaaatactaaaccatacCTGTGAAGAACttaaattattagtttctacGTCAGACAAGGTCAATGATTGACTGGTGCTACCAGCAGTGAGTAGCATACTCAGATCTTTCCACATCTTACCAACTCTATACATCCCACCCTTGCTACTAACATTGGCACTCTCAATGTAAACTCCAAACATGAAAGTCTTTCCAATCAAAGAAGTAATAGCCTCAAGAAAAGACTCAGCATCTTTTAGCTGTAATATTCAATATATGTTAaagatacaaatatattatattactataaTAATGAATCCACGTTTTTGCAGGCATAGTGTTCATCAACGAAGTTAAGGAAAAAAAGAAGCACCTCTTCTAAGGAACCGTTGAGCAAGTGGGAAGCAGATTCAGGAACAACTCCGCTTGCAATCCAATCAAGTAGCATTAGGTAAGCTTATCTAGAACCATCTTTCACCATGACATGAATCCTGAACctgttatacatatttaaaattagtatCTTAGGAAATTTTCATTGTCTGATAACAACATAAATCAACTAATAAATAACTTACTTAGGTAAGACTTGTGTGACCTTATCATCGCACTTTTCACACCACCACATATGAGTTACAACCTCATTCTCTGCCACAATTTTAATTGTTCTTGAAATCTTGGAGGCCTTTTTGTGGTAAACTTTGCATCCAAAATAGTACCAACCCCAATCCTTGTCAATAGCATAGATTGTAGCAATGATTCTGCATTTCTCAATCTAGATTGAAAATCAAAAACGTTAGTCTTTTAACAATGGATACTGTAAGAATATATAACTCAAACCTCAGTTGATTGACGTAGCTCTGCTATGTCTCTAGTTGGGTATTGCATCCAAGGGTCGCGTCTAATCTCCCTCTCAAGTTTATCTTGATCGGATTCAACCAATGTCAAAGCATTGGATTCAACATCCCTCTTAAATGTGAACcaacttagttttttttaattaatagaacaatcctatataaattatataaaaatcagaATACCTTTTGAAAAAAGCTTCAGTCTCCATTATTGGCGGGTTGAAAAAGACTTGAGAAGCATCATATGAGTTTGAAATTTGAATCTCATCtgatattaaaaattgtaacATAAATGTGAGTAATaacaaaattgtataaatatagAATGTTATGCTATGATAATGGATAATATGATTACTTCTATAGGTGCCAATTTTCACAAAACGTAAGAGGCATATAACAGAATCTTCACCAGCTGCGTCACAGTTAGCTTTACTGTTTTCAACAACTTTCCCCACAGGCAGCAAGTAATCCTACGGCcactataaaaaatatatgtcaaACTATTAATGATagtgataaaataaaaaatatcaacgGTTTAACTTACACAAGATCTATCAAACTGAACTCAATTTTCTTTCTTGGTTATCCCAAGCACTGAATTGTCTGTAGAGCTCCCAAATCAGACACTTCTCCAATAACATCTGCAAgttgaaaaaataaagataaaaccATAAAGTTCaggttgaaaataaaaatataacatgaaaATTTAACGCTACAGGTATACCAGTTAAGATGTTTGTATCTTCCACTCCATTCTCAATAGTTTGGAAATCCACCAAACTCAAAAAGATGCTGTCTTTTTGGATTGCTAATGGAGTGATATCAGTGGCATAAATGAAATTGATCTTGTATTGGTGATTAGTAGGTCTGAAGGAAACACCAAGGTTAGTGATGAAGAAATTTTCGATGTTTTTCCACATTCCAACAGAAAGCACATTTGGAAGTTTCCTTGTCAACTTATCAAGGTAAGTCTTCTTACAGGAGGCATTAATTTTTGTTCCCTTAAAAATAAGCAAAGCCATACAATTTCAGATAGTAATTTAGTATAAtatcaagagaaaaaaaatagtagATAGGTTTGATAAGATGTGAGACTTACATGTGCATCAGACAAAACGATTTTTAATGATTCTCCTGAAAGTTTTGTGTATTGCTTCTAGGTATGGAGAACCTTAACTTGTACACGACAATCTGTCATGAATGGTTTGAGGTCGGCCAAAGCAGTGAATTCCATGATCAGAGGTATTTGTGTAGCGATAAAGTTTGTGACTTTTTGATTTTAGGAAGTGTGATGGAAACAAGgctgtataaaatatttatataaccaCAGGCTGTTGATGGAAACGACAAAATTTAGTTAagataaaatccaaaaaaaaattgtaaccaTATAGGAGTTGTGCATGTATTTCGGGATAGTGGGTTATGGAAAATCGAAATGCAAATCAGAAATAGATTATTTGATTACTcgaatttgaaataaaaattagtagGATAAATTTGGTGT from Raphanus sativus cultivar WK10039 chromosome 8, ASM80110v3, whole genome shotgun sequence includes:
- the LOC130499120 gene encoding uncharacterized protein LOC130499120, which encodes MWKNIENFFITNLGVSFRPTNHQYKINFIYATDITPLAIQKDSIFLSLVDFQTIENGVEDTNILTGIPMLLEKCLIWELYRQFSAWDNQERKLSSDYLLPVGKVVENSKANCDAAGEDSVICLLRFVKIGTYRNEIQISNSYDASQVFFNPPIMETEAFFKRDVESNALTLVESDQDKLEREIRRDPWMQYPTRDIAELRQSTEIEKCRIIATIYAIDKDWGWYYFGCKVYHKKASKISRTIKIVAENEVVTHMWWCEKCDDKVTQVLPNGVVPESASHLLNGSLEELKDAESFLEAITSLIGKTFMFGVYIESANVSSKGGMYRVGKMWKDLSMLLTAGSTSQSLTLSDVETNNLSSSQGLILLMESQAVDDTVVTPSSKRKESNKNNVKGNQPQCSKGFRATAFSKSDNVKQPNAMEWYTPQHNESEEEDDFQSSVIHNFSEEGEDYSNQSYYSDQSYDVSSEDEYIDEGDPTHKCDYCGGKM